The genomic region ATTAATCACCCATGCTCCCGACGGACAGTTGGTACAGTTTTGGCATATCGGCCAGACCGGTTTTTAACTGAAAGCGAAACTGTTTACCTTTACCCGTTTAAACTCAGGAGATAACAAATGATCAACCCGGGAATTTTCCGCGAATACGACATCCGTGGAATCGTTGACAAAGATCTGACCGATGCCACCGTGACTCTGCTGGCAAAAGGAGCGGCCACCTACTTTCTGAATCACCAGTGTAAAACAGTAACCGTGGGACGCGATGTCCGGTTAAGTGGAAAACGATTCCGTGATATCGTGGTGAATGAATTTGTCAATGCAGGACTCCATGTCATTGATCTGGGCGAAATCACCTCACCGATGTCTTACTGGTCCACTTTCAAATTACCGGTCGATGGCGCCATCATGATCACTGCCAGCCATAATCCTGCCGATTATAACGGATTTAAAATTTCGGTCGGAACCAATTCCATTTATGGCTCCCGCATTCAGGACCTGCTTAAACTCATCCAATCCGGTCAATTCAAAACCGGCAAAGGGTCGGTCGTCGAAAAAAACATTAAACCAGAGTACATGGCCGATATCGTGTCCCGCATTAAACTGGGACGCAAAATGAAAGTGGTCACCGATTGCGCCAATGCCACCGGGGGGCTGATCGCTCCCGAATTTTACAGAGCCATCGGTTGTGAAGTGATTGAACTGTACACCGAGCCCGATGGTCGTTTTCCCAATCACCATCCCGACCCTACAGTGGATAAATACCTGGTCGATCTGATTGCCAAGGTGAAGGAAACCAGTGCCGATATGGGAATCGGTTTTGATGGAGATTCAGACCGGATTGGAGTGGTTGATAACCTCGGCCGTGTCATCCGGGGAGATGCGCTGCTCGCCATTCTCTCAAGGGATGTTTTGAAACGGAATCCCGGATCTGAAATCGTTTTCGATGTAAAATGTTCTCAGGGCCTGATCGAAGACATCGAGGCACACGGCGGAAAACCAGTCATGTGGAAAACAGGTCACTCCCTCATCAAAAATAAAATGAAGGACATCAACGGACTTATTGCCGGTGAAATGAGCGGTCACCTGTTCATTGCCGATAATTACTATGGATTTGATGATGCCATTTTCGATGGCGCCCGTGTAATTGAACTGGTTTCCCATTCAAAGGAACCCTTATCGGTCCATCATGATCAGTTCCCTAAATACTTCTCCACACCCGAAACCCGTCTTGATGTCGCCAATGATGACATCAAGTTTAAAATGGTCGAACAGGCCGTCACTTTCTTTAAAGCCAATCACCAGGTCATTGATATAGATGGAGTTCGTGTTCAGTTTGGCGACGGTTGGGGTCTGATCAGAGCATCGAATACACAGCCGGTTATTGTCGTCCGGTTCGAGGCCCGCACACCTGAACGCCGCGATGAAATCAAGGACTTCATGCTGAATAAACTGGCTGAATACGGCGAGTTTCATGAAGGACACGGTCACTGAGTTGAAAACCGGGAATCTGCCTCACAATGGCGGGTTCCCGGACTTTTCCGGACACGTGCTCCTTAAAAAGGATTCGCGCGGGTTGACCGATCTGAAGATACCTTACTTTACCAGCACCAGTTTGATCATACTGGTCTGATTGCCTGCCCTTAACACACAGAAATAAACACCGGAAGCCTGCGAAACCGGATTCCAGGAAATCTGATGATGCCCGGCGGGTAACTCTTCACGGACGAGGGTGGTGACTTCCCTTCCCAGCATGTCAAAGACCGACAGCTGAATGGCATGGTCATGGCCATTGTAAAACTTCAAACGAACCTGTCCGTTAAACGGATTCGGCCAGGCAGGAAACAAATGCAGACAGTCGGCATGCAACCCATCCGGCAAGTCGGCACCAAGGGCCGTTTCGCCCCAATCATTCAGTATGGCGGAAAGAAACAGCTTTGCATCGGCCGGTTTGGTGTAATAAAGCGGATACGTCAGAACCACTGCCGAACCGGGTCCCTTTCCGGTTCTGATTGCCACCGGTAATCCTTTCAGTTTGGCAGCTGCAGTCCCATCTGCATACCCTGTGCCGTACACCTGTAATATTTCTGCTCCTTCGGCCGGTTGCATCGTGGTGATGTTGTTCAGATGGTATTTCATAGACGATTTGGTTTTGGAAGAATCCAGATGAACGTCATTCATTCCCGGATCAACCGCCACCGCATGATTAAAATACGTGCTGTTCACATGATATATTTCCTTCACACCCAGTTTTTCCAGCATGAAGGATTCCTCCGGCAGAGTAACCGTGTTGGATGGGTTGTCATAAAAGGCACGCTCAGGCTTATAACCAGAATATACAAAATGGCCACCTGCCTGCAGATAGGAGCCGATATCGTCTGCTGCAGCAAAAGCCATGGTCTGGTCAACAAGATCGTCCCCTACCCATATCACTGTTGAATAACGACCCAAATCAGCCAGTTTGGCGCCTTTCATTTCATCGGCATCATGAAAAGTCACCGACCAGCCAGACAGGGTTTCCGAGTAAAAATCATCCACCTGATCATCGGAGGGTTGCAGCAGAACACCCGTTCCGTTCAGCGTTTCATCAACCAGTAAGATGCCGGGGTTCAGTTCAATCAGCCGGCTTCGGACCGGTTCACCCTCATGGCTTTCATTTCCATCACCATCCACCGAAACCACCCGGTAATACCAATACCCATCGGTAGATCCGGGCTCATCTTCATAATATGTAGTGGTGATCAGGTCACCGGAAACCAGATCTCCTTTTTCTTCAAAGAGTCCGGAACGATAAACGCGGTAACCGGTTACATCCAGTTCGGGAGAGGCCTTCCAGGTCAGGTGAATAGAGGTCTGATCCGGAGTATCAGCAATCTCACTGACAGCAGAGGGAATGGTCCCTGGTGTTCCGGTTACCTGTGACGGGAATCCAAAATCCTCTGCTCCCGTGCGGGGAATGATTGTGATGGTTGTGAATTGTCCTTCTGTGAGTCCGGTGATCAGGACCGAAGGCTGGGTTGTTTCGACCGAATCGGGCTCACGGCCGGGTTGCTCAAATTTCACAACCCAGGAACTGGCTGGTCTGCCTGATCCGGGTGTCCAGGAACAATGCAGGGACTGACCATCCCCTCCATCGCGCACCACCGTATTCCTGACAGGCTTCGGCAGCCATTGTTCACCAACCATAACTGCGCCGGTTATCTTAACCACTTCTTCCATGTAGTCCGGATTGCAGGCAGACAGCAGGTCACCAGAGGTGTGGTAATTGGGGTCGGAATCACCAATGAAAAAAAACAGGGAAGGAAATCCATTCAGGACAAAGGGAACGTGATCTGAACTGCCACTGTAATCGGGTACGACCTGAATCCCTGCATACAAGGGAGCATATTTCTGCGCCACTGCCGGCATGGTATCCTGTGCACCGTAGAAATACGCAAGAACCGACCAGTTGGGTCTGGACCGGCGCTCAACGGCAATCATATCCATGTTCAGCATCAGACTTACTTTTTTACCCTGATTTTTCAGAGTATTGGCCATGAAATAGCCACCATACAATCCCAACTCTTCAGCTGCAAATGCCACAAACTTCAGGGTAATATCCGGTTTAAAACCCGTTTGCATGACCACCCGTGCCAGTTCAAGCGTACCTGCTGTTCCACTGGCATTGTCATTTGCACCCGGGGCCCGGTTCAGATCATTCATGTTGATGCTGTCGTAATGGCCGCCAATCACCATCAGTTCATCAGGATTCCGTGTTCCGGGAATGGTGGCCACCACATTGGCCTGCCAGTAGGCGGTCCCATTCCGGTTAATTACAAAGGAATCGAGTTTCACATCGGTGATCCCCATATCCAGAAAACGTTTTTTCAGATAGGCGGCCACTTCCCACCGGTTCCCATTCAGGCAGTATCTCGTTTGAAAGGCCTCCAGATCCCGGACGGTGCGGATCAGGCTGTCTGACCGGATGGATTCCAGCAGACCATTTATCGTGGGATTCTGACCATACTGAATAGGCTGTGCAGCAATCAGAAGAGGAAAAATCAGCAGAAGAAAAGTAAGAGGAAGGAACAGAAACCGTCTCATGACCACTCCACCCAACTATATTACGGATAAAAAGATACGATAATAATTAATTATAAACCAGCCACTCTGCACAAAGGAAATCAGTCAGGCAATTTCAGCCAGATTGATCAGGGCTTGATGAGAGGTGACTATCTGAGAGCGAAGCAATGCATGGCTGGGTTTTCTGAGGTGGGGATCATCGGCCAGAATTGCCCGGGCCAGCTGTCCGGACAGTTGCAGGATGGGATAATCCCGGGCCAGATCGAGCAATTTCATGTCGGGTAATCCCGATTGCCGGGTTCCAAGAATATCACCGGCTCCCCGTATTTCCAGGTCTTTTTCGGCAATTTCAAATCCGTTGTTGGTTCTCTCCATGGTGGTCAGCCGTTCTCGGGCTTCTGAGGTGAGTTTATCTGAAATCACCAGAAAACAATAGCTGGCCTCGGCTCCGCGTCCCACCCGACCCCGAAGCTGATGCAATTGTGACAGACCAAACCGGTCGGCATGCTCAATAATCATCACGGTGGCATTGGGAACATCTACCCCCACTTCGATAACCGTGGTGGAAACCAGTATCTGAATCTGGTTGGCTTTGAAGGATGCCATGATTTCATCCTTTTCCTGAACAGGTAACCGGCCATGCAGCAAACCGACTTTGTAAGCGGGAAACCACTCAGAAATTTCACGGTGAGCATCTGTGGCAGCTTTCAGATCCGATTTTTCGGATTCTTCAATCAGCGGGTACACAAAATAAACCTGCCGTCCCCGGTTGATCTGATCGGCGATGGTGCGGTTCAGTTGCGGACGGTCCAGATCCCTGATGATCACGGTTTTTACCGGTTGCCGACCCGACGGTAACTCGGTGATCCGGCTGACTTCCAGATCACCATAAACGGTCATGGCCAGAGTTCGGGGAATGGGAGTGGCCGACATGACCAGCACATGCGGCATCAGCCCCTTGGCGCGCAGCATGGCTCGTTGAAGAACCCCAAACCGATGCTGCTCATCGACCACAATCAGTCCCAGGTTTTTGAATATAACCCCCTCGCTGATAAGTGCATGGGTTCCGACCGCCAGTTGGGCCAGTCCCGATTGCAACATGCCCGTTCCGGTGGTTCTGCCGGCGCTTTTCAGACCACCGGTTAACAAAACCACATCCAGACCAAGGGGTTTCAGATAGCGAGTCATGGTCTGATAATGTTGTTCGGCCAGAATTTCAGTCGGTGCCATCAGTGCTGCCTGGTAACCATTGTCGACCGCCATCAGCATAGACATCATTGCCACAACCGTTTTACCACTTCCCACATCCCCCTGAAGCAGGCGGTTCATGGGATGCGGCTTCTTCAGATCATTCCGGATGTCTCTGAGTACATCGATCTGTCCCTGAGTGAGTTTGAAAGGCAATCCCTGATAAAACTGACGGGTATACTGATCGGGTGCAGAAAAGGCGAGTCCCCGGTCACTGGTTTCTGTCTGGAGTTTTCGCAGTTCCATGGCCAGTGAAAAAGACAGGATGTCATCCAGCTTCAACCGACGGGTGGCAAGTTGCAAGTGCTCTGGCGATTGGGGGCGGTGAATCCACTGCAGTGCAGAAGCCCGGTCAGGAACCTCAGCCATGGCCCGCCACTTCTCATCGAGCGGGTCGCTGACGGTGGCCCAGTTCAACCGGTCCATGACCTTCAGAATGGTCCGGCGGAATCCTCGGGAATCGAGCCCCATCCGTTTCAACAGGTCACCCGAAGGATACAGCGGAATGATGCCACCGGTATTCAGTAATTGCAGTTCATCCTGATCATCCTTCAACGCATCATAATCGGGATGAACCAGAGAAAACCGGCTTCCGAACACATCGGGCTTTCCCGAGACGGCAAAGGATCCCCCGATGGAAAAAACAGATTTCAGGTAATTGATTCCCTGAAAGAAAATGAGTTCGACCACGCCGGTGCCGTCATCGAGCATGACCGAGAACCGCTGACCACGGTTTTTGTTTTTAATCAGGTCGGCACGGGTGACGGTTCCCATCAGAGTCACCACACCCGTCTGATGCCGCAGATTCCTGATCTTACAGATTGCAGACCGGTCCAGATACCGGCGGGGATAGGTTCCCAATAAGTCAGCCACGGTTTCAATCCCGGCCTGACGCAGTGCTTTCGCACGTTCCGGACCTATTCCGGGTGCAAACTGGATATCGGAGGAATAGGTGAGATCCATATCGGAAGGATGACTGAACAGAAGATTACACGCACCAGGCGAACGGGACCGGTAAACCCGGATCCCTCAGCCAAATCCAGTTCCCTTGCCGGGGGTCCATCAGACCGGTCCTCCAGCCTCGGCCACCGGTTTCTGGTCGGCAAGGCGGGCCAATACTTCCTCGGGCTTAGCATGCTCCGGAAAGAAGTCGAGCAGCCGGAGAATCACACCATCCAGCGTAGAATCGGGACAACTCGCACCAGAATTCATCAGAAAGGTGGGAATCCGGTTTTTTACAGGAAGCCATCCGGCGGTTTCCTGCAAGGTTTTATTCCGCCAGTCAAAATGATGGATTCTGGTTTCTGACCGGATTTCTGTACGGTCCTTAATGAAATAAGTGGGCATCCGGTGTTCACACAGCTCAACAAGATGAGAGGTGTTAGATGAATTGTAGCCACCCACCACAAACGCCACATCAGCCGGATGGTCCAGAGCCGATAAAGTGGCTGTCTGGTTTTCATTGGTGGCATAACAAAGGGTATCGGCGGTATCGGCCCAATGCATTCTGACCTCAGCGGTTCCCCAGCGATCGGTGACGGCCTGTTTCAGCACTTCCATAATGGACTTCGTTTCGGTGGCCAACATGGTGGTCTGATTGATCACACCAAATTTTTGAAGGTCCGTCTCCGGATTAAATCCGGGTGTTGCCTTACTTCCCAGCCGATCCTGAAACGCCTGAACCGATTGGGTGCCCCTGATCACCGATGCCAGGAAATTGGCTTCTTCCAGATCGAGAATGACCACGGCAGGGCCTGCTTTTGATACATGGGAAAGGGTTGCACGGGTTTCCTCGTGATTATACTTTCCGTGAATGACGTTGGAGTACCCTTTTTCACCCAGTTCAATTCCTTTTTTCCATACCTTTTCCACAAACGGACAGGTGGTATCGAACCGGTATGGATTGATCCCCCGCTTTTCAAGATCAGATTGGATTTCAAGCGTGGTTCCAAAGGCAGGAACCACCACGATATCATCGGGAGACAACTCATCGAGGGGAATTATCTGCCGTCCGTTGGGTTCATAAATAAAACGGACTCCCTTTTTCTGCAGATCGGTGTTCACGGTCGGATTGTGAATCATTTCAGAAAGAAAAAACACCCGTCTTCCCTGGTTTTCCTCGATGGTACGGTATGCAATTTCAATGGCATTCTGTACCCCATAGCAAAAACCGAAATGACGCGGGATTACAAACCGGACCGGTCCGAAATCGAGCAGGGTCGGCGTAAAATTCCGCCGGCGGGGATCCCTGGCTGTCTGAATTTCCTTCACACGGGTAATGATAACCGACCGGTATATATCGGGAATATCAAATTTTTTCATAATGGGGGCAGTTTACCAAATTCTGTTTACAAGTCCAACCCGTTTAAACAGAGTTGAGCCGCCTTTCATTCCGTTTCACCGGGAAATCAGTTTTTTTTCAGATCCAGTTTCAAGCCAATGTCAAACCGTGAAACATCCGCAAAAGTCGATTTCTGGAAAAGGAACAAGGTGCCTTCTTCGTTCAGCCGAACCTCGAACTCGATGGCAGCTGTTCCACCGGTGGTATAAAAGTCATCCATCAGCCGGCCCCGGGTTCCAATGGCAGGATCAGTATGGTTCAGGTAAGCCCACAATTCCAGCCGGTTTTCCCATTCTGGAGTGATCCAGGCAAGCAGGTCTGTTTCAGCAGTCAGACCCACAGAACCTGCCCGGTCAGTAAGATTGACCAGCGCCTCGGCTGTTAATTCGATCCATCCGGGCCCCGACCCGTTCAGCCGGTGACGGTATTCACTTCGGCCATAGGTAGTCCGGTTGACTTGTTCGGCTGATACTTCAAAACTGATTACCTTACTGGTTCTGAAGGAAAGTTCCACTTCCGCATAGTTGGCCCGCATTCTGCGTTCAAAAAAATTAGGGTTGGTCACATCGTACAGACTCCCGGCCACCATCTCGGCAGTAAGCGATTCAAAACGATAGTCAGCCCGCATTCCATCAATCCAACCGTTGCCCCCCAGACCGGTACTTGACACAAATCCCTTCACACTCGGAATGGCTCCGGCCTGAATCCGCCAGTTTTCTCCGGTCTGGAGCCAGAACAAATGGCGCAGATTCATCGTGAAGGGAAATCGTTGACCGGGAACCTTGAAATCACGAAGGTCGGCCCAGCGTGAAGTGTAGGAATTTCCGGTGGAAATCAGTCCGGCCACCGATCCGTTTCCGGTCACCTGAACTTGCCAGTTCAAACGCAACGCTCCCTGAATCCGGTTTTTGTCCCTTCCGGAATCAATATTATCGTATCTTGACTCGGTTATCAGCCGGACAGGCCCAAGAGACTGACCAGCGCCTACAACCGGAAGAATGATGAAAACGAACCAGATGAAAAACCGGTTCATCGCAGATTCTGGTACTCGCTCAGGTGTGAGGGGTCGGCAGACTGAAGCAACCGGTAAACCTGTTGACGGATTTCTGGTGGTGATGCAGCAAAAAATTCACTGATCTCCTTATACTTCGCATCGAAGAACAACCTTCTCCAGATCGAATTGGGATACTTCTTGTTCGTTTCTGCAATGAGGCTCAATCCGTCAATAACTCCCTGTTCGCCCGTCAGGGGGTTCAATTGCATCACATCCAGCCCATCGTAATGAAATTTAAAGAAACCATTTCTAAAATTGATATATTTTGGATCCAGAAACTCATCTATCAGGACTTTCCGGCTGTCAGAGGTTGTGGTGGAAGGAAGCCAGCCAATGACACTGGTTACGCCTGACAGTGAAGCGATCCGTTGAGCACGGGCGTAATAAATCTGCCCACCCTGCGGATCATAAGAGTCGGCATCCAGACCCAGAATCAGATAGACATAGAAATCGAGCAGTGAGGAAAGCGACTCAAAAGCCTGCTCGGTATGCTGTGGCTGATACCCTGTGTAAAATTCAAATTCCACAAGTTTATCGGTATAACGGATCAGACTGGTTGGTTTTCCTGTTCCAAAAACCGGCCGTGAGGCAGCCACAAACATCTGTCCGGTAAATTTCCGGTTCATCGAGGCGGTTTCAATTACAAAACTGAGGGTCAGTCTGATCTGATTATCAGGAGTGAAGGTCGGATCACTGGTATACCGGTACTGACCGATGTAGTCCCGGATGGCTTGTTCCAGACCGCCCAATACCTGACGGTCTGCATCATTGGTCAGTTTCTGCACATTGACAGAGACATCGACCTGAAATTCCTGTGCCCGCGTCTGACCTGCGATCATCAACAGAACCAGAACTGGCAAAAAAATGGAACGGAACACGCCTACCCCTCTTGATATCTGCTTTTTTATACAGTACATTTACATACAGTAAACATTTATACAGGAGTTTCCATGGCAGAAGGACTGACTGAACGTCAAAAACAAATCCTCCATTATCTCCTGCAATACAAATCCCGTACGGGGTTTCCCCCTTCGTTTCAGGAGATTGCAGCCCAGTTTCAGTTTGCCTCCCTGACGGCCGTCAAAGATCATTTAAAGGCGCTGGAAAAGAAAGGTTTCATTAAGAAATCGGGGTTTAAAGCCCGTGCCATCGAAGTGGTCATGCAACCGGGTGATCCCGATTTTATGCCTGATGGAATACCGATTATCGGCCGTGTGGCTGCCGGAACGCCCATCCTGGCACAGGAGAACATTCTCGGTTACCTCAATTTCGGAAACTACTTCGCCGAGAACGGAAATATTTTTGCCCTGAAGGTTCAGGGAGATTCCATGAAGGATGAAGGCATTCTTGATGGGGACCTTGTCATTATCAAACATCAGGATACCGCCCGAAACGGTGACATTGTGGTGGCCATTATTGACGAGGAAGCCACCGTAAAAACCTTTTTCCATGAAGGAGAACAAATTCGTCTTCAACCGCAGAATCCTAAATACAAGCCCATTTATGTCGGCGAAAACCAGAGTTTCCGTATAGGTGGCAAGGTCATTGGGGTTGTCAGAAAAAGTGGATCGGCCTATACACGTGCCTCCTGACCGCTATGATACTTCATCTGGATCTGGATACCTTTTTCGTTTCGTGTGAACGGTTAGTGAACCCTGAACTGATCGGTAAACCCGTCATCATTGGCGGGTTGCCGACAGAACGGGGCGTGGTGGCAGCCTGTTCCTACGAAGCGAGACAGTTTGGGGTCTACAGTTCCATGCCGCTTCGCTGGGCGGCAAAAGCATGTCCTCAAGCCATTTTTATGCATGGCACCCGCGGACTGTACAGCACCTACTCGAAAAAAGTCACTGCCATTATCCGTGACTTTGCTCCACGGTACGAAAAGGCCTCGGTCGATGAATTTTATCTGGATATTTCTGGTCTTTACCAATACATTTTCAGGTCACCTGTCGAAGTGGCCAGACTACTTCAGAAAAACATCGATGATCAGCTTGGCCTGCCTTCTTCCTGCGGAATCGGCCGAAACCGGCTGATTGCGAAAATCGGCTCGAGACTGGCCAAACCACATGGCATTTTTTTCGTTCCCCCTGGCTCTGAAGAGGAATTGTTATCTCCCCTTCCCATCAGCATCATCCCCGGAATCGGAGACTCCATGGAATCTTCCCTGCATAAGCGGGGAATCCGGCTGGTCCGTGACCTTCAGGCCATTCCAGAATCCACCTTGATGGATTGGTACGGAAAATACGGCTCCGAATTGTTTCAGAAGGCTCATGGGATCGGTCGTGCCACCATCGATGAAGAGCAGGAACGCAAATCAGTTTCCTCAGAGACAACCTTTCATGAAGACTCCAGTGACCCGGTCTATATCAGAAAACAATTTCTGTCTTGCGTACAGGAAACCGGATTTACCCTGAGGAAACATCAGTTGAAGGGCCTTACCCTGACCCTGAAACTGCGCGATTCCACCTTCGAAACACATACTTACGCTCAGACGCTCCCCTACGCTATTAATGACGATTATACCCTGATTAACCGCGGACTCGAACTTTTGCAGACTCACCTGACTCCTGAAAAGAAAATCCGTCTGGTGGGTTTCGGTGTTTCCAGATTGGTTCATGCCAATGATCAGGCAGATGATCTGTTTTCCGGGCAGGAAACCGATCGGTTTAACCGGTTATCTCATCAGATCGATTTACTGAAAACCAAATTCGGAAAACGTTCCCTCGGGATGGCCGGATAAATACCTGTGCAATTCCTGCAGCAGCCACTTTTTTTCGGGGTCTGAATTTGTAATCTTCACTCATGGATTTTTCAATCGGCAGCATCCTTTACCCGCTTACCATCGCCCTGCTGGGATCGTTGCATTGCATGGGCATGTGTGGCGGATTCTCTGTTCTGATAGCCAATTCTTCTTCTGCACCATTCCGGTACCCGCTTTATCAGACAGGCAAAACCCTGGCGTATATCCTGTTGGCATCCGGAATCTATTTTCTGACCATGGTAATCACCCATGCCGGTGCCATGACCACCGCCCGGTATGGAGTTACCCTGATCGCAGGATTGGCCATGGCTTGGCTTTCACTGACAGGTTTGTTTAAGGGACGATATCCCGGAACCGGAATCTCCCTGCCTTCCCGCTGGCTTCAGAAAGCTGTTTCAAGACCCATTGTTTTTGGTTTTCTCAATGGTCTCATGCCGTGTGGACTGGTTTACATGCTTCTTGTCGCCATTCCGCTTGCAGATTCCTGGCCCGAGGCTTTGCTGCTTGCAGCTTTATTTGGGTTGGGTACAGTTCCATCTCTTGGCCTGGTGTATTGGGGTTCCTCACTTCTGAAGACCTCCCACTGGCGCTGGATAGAAAAAGTCCTGTACCTGTTTCTTCTTCTTTTTGCACTCATCACCATCCTTCGTGCCATTCCGGCTACCGAGAAAATGGTGCATAACTGGTTTCCTCACAGCATCAGAGAGTTATTTTTGTTTTGAACCAGACAGTCCGTTTCTGTGGTGGCTGAAAAACCTGTTTCCAGATCATCATTCACTAAAGCTCATCCAATGACCGCTTCCAATCATTATCAGATCATAACCGACCAACCTCTGTCGGTAACCGATGCCTTTTCATTCATTCAATCACCCGTTGCCGGCGGACAGGTGCTCTTCACCGGAACCATCCGCAATCACCACGAGGGGAAAACAGTCCTGTCACTCGAGTATCATCTGTTCGGAGACATGGCTGAGAAGGAGATTACCCGGATTATTGCAGAGGCCAATTCCAGATGGCCGCTGACCCGGGTTTACGTGGCTCACAAGACAGGGCACTGTAACATAGGAGACCTCGCTGTCATTGTTGCAGTCAGTTCGGTGCACCGGTCCGAAGCGTTTGAAGCCAGCCGGTTTCTGATCGATGAAATTAAACACCGGGTTCCCATCTGGAAAAAAGAGACCACCACCGAAGGTGTTTTTTGGGTGGAAGGCTGCAATCATGTTCATTCCGGTAGTAACCACGGCACACAGAAAAAATAAACCAGCATGTTTCATCCCGCCCTTTCCGATTATCTGAATTCCCTTTTCCCGGTAGATTCCCCTAACTTTTCTTCCTGGATGGAGCTTGCCAGACAGGAAAATTACCCGGTAATGGATCAGGATGCTCTGTCTTTTCTTCAGGCCTTTGCCGGTATTACCCGCCCGGCCACAATTCTTGAACTGGGCTGCGGATTCGGAATGGTTTCGTTTCACTTGCTGCTTGCCACTCCTGGGTCAATAATCACCGGAGTTGATTACCGGGCAGACAATCATCAGCGCTTTCTTCAGCTGTCCAACGGATTCACCGATCCCAACCGGTTCAGATTTGTGGCTGGTCATGCGGTTGGTTTTATCAGGGACTCAACCGACACCTATGACTGGATTCTGGTAGATATCGACAAACGGTTTTATCCAGAGATTCTCGAGGACTGTATTCTCCATCTGAAACCGGGAGGCTTCCTCATTGCCGACAACGTTCTCTGGAAGGGCTGGATGTGGGAACCTGAAACATCGAAAAATATCAGCCCAATCCTGGAATGGAACCAGAAAATTTCGAGTGATCCCCGCCTGGAAAGCAGAATTATTCCGATTGGCGATGGCCTGTCTGTTTCAAGGAAAAAGAGTCTTCCCGAAGACCGGTTTAACCTCCTCTGAAACAGGTCTGATTTACCACTCGTCTTCTTAATTATCTTTGGCACCGATTCCCTTGCTTTTCAGTTTTCAGGAATCGTATATTTGCAGTTCTTAAAAAAATCGAGCCCATTCCAGGGGCAGGAGAATATAAAATGGCAATGCGTTGTGATATCTGCGGAAAAGAACCGGTATACGGCAATCATGTGAGTCATGCCAATAACCGCGCCCGCCGCCGGTGGGTACCAAACCTGCAGAAAGTTCGTGCCGTTGTTGAAGGCCGTCACACCCGGATCAAGGCCTGCACCAACTGCATTAAATCCGGGTTGGTCGTCAAACCGGCCTGAGAAATAAACCCAGAGGAAAGGCCGGAAAGGCCTTTTTTCATTTTCAGACAATTGCATGACCGGTCATCCACTGCTTTCCCTTCCTAATCAGTTTACTCTGCTCCGGATCTTTCTGACCCCGGTCTTTTACTTTTTTTTCTTTGATGAATCGGTAACCGGCACCCTGTTATGTGCCTTCCTGTTTGCGGTTGCCGCCCTGACCGATTGGTATGATGGCTACCTGGCACGCCGGTATAACCTGATCACCCGCTGGGGAAAGTTCCTCGATCCCCTGGCC from Bacteroidota bacterium harbors:
- the ispH gene encoding 4-hydroxy-3-methylbut-2-enyl diphosphate reductase, producing the protein MKKFDIPDIYRSVIITRVKEIQTARDPRRRNFTPTLLDFGPVRFVIPRHFGFCYGVQNAIEIAYRTIEENQGRRVFFLSEMIHNPTVNTDLQKKGVRFIYEPNGRQIIPLDELSPDDIVVVPAFGTTLEIQSDLEKRGINPYRFDTTCPFVEKVWKKGIELGEKGYSNVIHGKYNHEETRATLSHVSKAGPAVVILDLEEANFLASVIRGTQSVQAFQDRLGSKATPGFNPETDLQKFGVINQTTMLATETKSIMEVLKQAVTDRWGTAEVRMHWADTADTLCYATNENQTATLSALDHPADVAFVVGGYNSSNTSHLVELCEHRMPTYFIKDRTEIRSETRIHHFDWRNKTLQETAGWLPVKNRIPTFLMNSGASCPDSTLDGVILRLLDFFPEHAKPEEVLARLADQKPVAEAGGPV
- a CDS encoding DUF4835 family protein is translated as MFRSIFLPVLVLLMIAGQTRAQEFQVDVSVNVQKLTNDADRQVLGGLEQAIRDYIGQYRYTSDPTFTPDNQIRLTLSFVIETASMNRKFTGQMFVAASRPVFGTGKPTSLIRYTDKLVEFEFYTGYQPQHTEQAFESLSSLLDFYVYLILGLDADSYDPQGGQIYYARAQRIASLSGVTSVIGWLPSTTTSDSRKVLIDEFLDPKYINFRNGFFKFHYDGLDVMQLNPLTGEQGVIDGLSLIAETNKKYPNSIWRRLFFDAKYKEISEFFAASPPEIRQQVYRLLQSADPSHLSEYQNLR
- the lexA gene encoding transcriptional repressor LexA, with the protein product MAEGLTERQKQILHYLLQYKSRTGFPPSFQEIAAQFQFASLTAVKDHLKALEKKGFIKKSGFKARAIEVVMQPGDPDFMPDGIPIIGRVAAGTPILAQENILGYLNFGNYFAENGNIFALKVQGDSMKDEGILDGDLVIIKHQDTARNGDIVVAIIDEEATVKTFFHEGEQIRLQPQNPKYKPIYVGENQSFRIGGKVIGVVRKSGSAYTRAS
- the dinB gene encoding DNA polymerase IV, encoding MILHLDLDTFFVSCERLVNPELIGKPVIIGGLPTERGVVAACSYEARQFGVYSSMPLRWAAKACPQAIFMHGTRGLYSTYSKKVTAIIRDFAPRYEKASVDEFYLDISGLYQYIFRSPVEVARLLQKNIDDQLGLPSSCGIGRNRLIAKIGSRLAKPHGIFFVPPGSEEELLSPLPISIIPGIGDSMESSLHKRGIRLVRDLQAIPESTLMDWYGKYGSELFQKAHGIGRATIDEEQERKSVSSETTFHEDSSDPVYIRKQFLSCVQETGFTLRKHQLKGLTLTLKLRDSTFETHTYAQTLPYAINDDYTLINRGLELLQTHLTPEKKIRLVGFGVSRLVHANDQADDLFSGQETDRFNRLSHQIDLLKTKFGKRSLGMAG
- a CDS encoding sulfite exporter TauE/SafE family protein, whose translation is MDFSIGSILYPLTIALLGSLHCMGMCGGFSVLIANSSSAPFRYPLYQTGKTLAYILLASGIYFLTMVITHAGAMTTARYGVTLIAGLAMAWLSLTGLFKGRYPGTGISLPSRWLQKAVSRPIVFGFLNGLMPCGLVYMLLVAIPLADSWPEALLLAALFGLGTVPSLGLVYWGSSLLKTSHWRWIEKVLYLFLLLFALITILRAIPATEKMVHNWFPHSIRELFLF
- a CDS encoding molybdenum cofactor biosynthesis protein MoaE codes for the protein MTASNHYQIITDQPLSVTDAFSFIQSPVAGGQVLFTGTIRNHHEGKTVLSLEYHLFGDMAEKEITRIIAEANSRWPLTRVYVAHKTGHCNIGDLAVIVAVSSVHRSEAFEASRFLIDEIKHRVPIWKKETTTEGVFWVEGCNHVHSGSNHGTQKK
- a CDS encoding 50S ribosomal protein L28 → MAMRCDICGKEPVYGNHVSHANNRARRRWVPNLQKVRAVVEGRHTRIKACTNCIKSGLVVKPA